A stretch of the Nitratifractor salsuginis DSM 16511 genome encodes the following:
- a CDS encoding restriction endonuclease subunit S, with amino-acid sequence MLEDVEWGKFRLGDLFDIESTSSFNKDKLTVGDEYDYVTRTSQNQGILQSTGFVNEENLNPAGVWSLGLLQMDFFFRRKPWYAGQFVRKIIPKMELDEYSIQWMSTVLNKQRKKLLSVLVRDLDEAFKNTLVELPIKNGEINFDFMGHFIAKIEADRIKKLDAYLSATGFKDYYLTSEEQKALDDFEDGDIDWGEFKLGDLFYIESTQSFNKDRLTVGDDYDYVTRTSQNQGILQSTGFVNKENLNPGGVWSLGLLQMDFFFRQRPWYAGQFVRKVTPKIELSQYSVQWMSAVLNKQKKKLLSVLVRDVNETFKNILVELPIKNGEIDFDFIECFTSAIHKLVIKDVVEYTNQKITAHDQIV; translated from the coding sequence ATGCTAGAAGATGTTGAGTGGGGTAAGTTTAGATTAGGTGATTTATTTGATATTGAGAGCACTTCAAGCTTTAATAAGGATAAGCTTACTGTTGGTGATGAGTATGACTATGTGACGAGAACTTCACAAAATCAAGGTATATTGCAGTCAACGGGATTTGTGAATGAAGAAAATCTTAATCCGGCTGGAGTTTGGAGCTTGGGGCTTTTGCAAATGGATTTCTTTTTTAGACGGAAGCCTTGGTACGCTGGACAATTTGTAAGAAAAATTATCCCCAAAATGGAGCTTGACGAATATTCGATTCAATGGATGTCTACAGTTTTAAATAAGCAGAGAAAGAAACTCTTATCTGTTTTAGTAAGAGATTTAGACGAAGCCTTTAAAAATACACTAGTTGAACTGCCAATAAAAAATGGAGAAATCAACTTCGACTTTATGGGTCATTTTATTGCAAAGATAGAAGCAGATCGTATCAAAAAACTGGATGCATATTTGTCTGCAACAGGATTTAAAGATTATTACCTAACTTCGGAAGAGCAGAAGGCTTTAGATGACTTTGAAGATGGGGATATTGATTGGGGTGAGTTTAAGTTAGGTGATTTGTTTTATATAGAGAGTACACAAAGTTTTAATAAAGATAGACTTACTGTTGGTGATGATTATGACTATGTGACGAGGACTTCACAAAATCAGGGTATATTGCAATCAACAGGATTTGTGAATAAAGAAAACCTTAATCCTGGGGGAGTTTGGAGTTTAGGGCTGTTGCAAATGGATTTCTTTTTTAGACAAAGACCTTGGTATGCTGGGCAATTTGTAAGAAAAGTTACCCCTAAAATAGAGCTTAGCCAATATTCGGTTCAATGGATGTCTGCAGTTTTAAATAAGCAGAAAAAGAAACTGTTGTCTGTTTTAGTAAGGGATGTGAATGAAACTTTTAAGAATATATTGGTTGAATTACCAATAAAAAATGGTGAAATCGACTTCGACTTTATAGAATGCTTTACATCTGCTATTCATAAATTGGTAATAAAAGATGTTGTGGAATATACAAATCAAAAAATTACAGCACACGACCAAATAGTTTAG
- a CDS encoding DsrE/DsrF/DrsH-like family protein, translated as MRRLLWILILLLPLSLVAKMQFSDPQPSFDHPRKWVVPVKTDDIHVVNHIIGAINNVLNEYPPESLQVAMVFYSSGMRVIRKDYDPKTLKRLRSLMDGYDVEMVGCLNTMKTMGWKKKEYIDGIIYRQAGVAEVLERAVAGWIVFAPY; from the coding sequence ATGAGACGTCTGCTCTGGATTTTGATATTGTTGCTGCCACTCTCTCTCGTCGCGAAAATGCAGTTTTCCGACCCGCAGCCCAGTTTCGACCATCCCAGGAAATGGGTGGTCCCCGTCAAGACGGATGACATTCACGTCGTCAACCACATCATCGGCGCCATCAACAATGTCCTCAATGAATATCCGCCGGAGAGCCTACAGGTAGCGATGGTCTTCTACAGCTCCGGCATGCGGGTCATCCGCAAAGATTACGATCCCAAAACCCTCAAACGCCTCCGATCGCTTATGGACGGCTACGACGTAGAGATGGTCGGCTGCCTCAACACGATGAAAACGATGGGATGGAAGAAAAAAGAGTATATCGACGGGATCATCTACCGCCAGGCAGGCGTCGCCGAAGTCCTGGAGCGCGCCGTAGCGGGGTGGATCGTTTTTGCACCTTATTAA
- the ligA gene encoding NAD-dependent DNA ligase LigA, giving the protein MIRNHQEYEEAVAKLKRWAYAYYVEDNPEVTDEVYDRLYREVEAYEKAHPDEIDPTSPTQRVGAPLKEGFKKAKHLSRMWSMEDVFNAAEFEEWFNRIDKKYPGERYYIEPKFDGASLNLIYENGLLKQAITRGDGVEGEDVTANAKTIRSIPLDIAHKSLIEIRGEVLMTIEEFERINKERIAAGEQPFANPRNAAAGSLRQLDPSITAKRNLIFQPWGVGVNDLDYEYLSDLMGYVYDLGFRKPPLREVKRTPKEIEAVYEKLDKMRSQLPVMLDGMVVKVDRIALQEILGYTVKYPRWMVAYKFPAVEKQTRLLDVIPQVGRTGVITPVAVLEPVEIEGVVVERATLHNYDYIEKLDIRIGDMVTVIRSGDVIPKIIKVLPQYRTGKEKPIQRPTRCPVCGSEVLDEGPLVKCQNLSCPARVVNSIIYFASKQCMNIDGLGEKIVQQLYDAGLVKDVEDLYHLKKEDLLKLEGFGEKKAEKLLEAIEASKGRECWRFVNALGIEHIGEVASKKICEKFGLDFIHADKEALLSIEGFGEEMANSFLEFMRVNGEKVKRLMEIVRPKPPQKEEVVESPFTGKTVVLTGAMKKPRSEIKEMLEHLGAHVTNTVSHKTDYVIYGEDPGSKFDKAKQLGVTLLPEEKMWEMLGEQAEAE; this is encoded by the coding sequence ATGATCCGTAATCACCAGGAGTATGAAGAGGCGGTCGCCAAGCTCAAACGCTGGGCCTACGCCTATTACGTCGAGGACAATCCGGAAGTGACCGATGAGGTCTATGACCGACTCTATCGGGAGGTGGAAGCTTACGAAAAGGCCCACCCTGATGAGATCGATCCGACTTCTCCGACCCAGAGGGTCGGCGCTCCTCTCAAAGAGGGGTTCAAAAAGGCGAAACACCTCAGCCGGATGTGGAGTATGGAGGATGTCTTCAACGCTGCTGAATTCGAAGAGTGGTTCAACCGTATCGACAAAAAGTATCCCGGTGAGCGCTACTACATCGAACCCAAATTCGACGGGGCGAGCCTCAACCTGATCTACGAAAACGGCCTGCTCAAGCAGGCGATCACCCGGGGTGACGGCGTGGAAGGGGAGGATGTGACCGCCAACGCCAAAACGATCCGCTCCATCCCCCTGGATATCGCTCATAAAAGCCTCATCGAGATCCGGGGCGAGGTGCTGATGACGATCGAAGAGTTCGAGCGGATCAACAAAGAGCGGATCGCGGCGGGGGAGCAGCCCTTCGCCAATCCCCGAAACGCGGCGGCGGGCAGCCTGCGCCAGCTCGATCCCTCCATCACCGCCAAGCGGAACCTCATCTTCCAGCCCTGGGGAGTGGGGGTCAATGACCTCGACTACGAATACCTCAGTGACCTGATGGGTTATGTCTATGACCTGGGCTTTCGCAAACCGCCGCTCAGAGAGGTCAAGCGCACCCCCAAAGAGATCGAAGCGGTCTATGAGAAATTGGACAAGATGCGCTCCCAACTTCCGGTGATGCTCGACGGAATGGTGGTCAAGGTGGATCGGATCGCTTTGCAGGAGATCCTGGGATATACGGTCAAATATCCCCGGTGGATGGTGGCCTATAAATTCCCGGCGGTGGAGAAGCAGACCAGATTGCTGGATGTGATCCCCCAGGTAGGCCGCACGGGGGTCATCACCCCGGTCGCGGTGCTGGAGCCGGTAGAGATCGAAGGGGTGGTCGTGGAGCGGGCGACCCTGCACAACTACGACTACATCGAGAAGCTCGACATTCGTATCGGCGATATGGTCACAGTCATTCGCAGCGGCGATGTGATCCCAAAGATCATCAAGGTCCTGCCCCAATACCGCACCGGAAAGGAGAAGCCGATCCAACGTCCCACCCGCTGCCCGGTCTGCGGCAGCGAAGTGCTCGACGAAGGGCCGCTGGTGAAGTGCCAGAACCTCTCCTGCCCCGCGCGGGTGGTCAACTCCATCATCTACTTCGCTTCCAAGCAGTGTATGAATATCGACGGCCTGGGCGAGAAGATCGTCCAGCAGCTCTATGACGCGGGGCTGGTGAAGGATGTGGAGGACCTCTACCATTTGAAGAAGGAGGACCTCCTCAAGCTGGAGGGCTTCGGGGAGAAAAAGGCGGAGAAACTCCTGGAGGCGATCGAAGCGTCGAAGGGTCGGGAGTGCTGGCGCTTCGTCAACGCCCTGGGGATTGAGCACATCGGGGAGGTGGCCAGTAAAAAGATCTGTGAAAAGTTCGGCCTCGATTTCATCCATGCCGACAAAGAAGCACTCCTCTCCATCGAAGGCTTCGGGGAAGAGATGGCTAACAGTTTCCTGGAGTTTATGCGGGTCAATGGGGAAAAGGTCAAGCGGCTGATGGAGATTGTCCGACCCAAACCGCCTCAAAAAGAGGAAGTAGTGGAGTCTCCCTTCACCGGCAAGACTGTGGTGCTTACCGGCGCGATGAAAAAGCCCCGTTCCGAGATCAAGGAGATGCTGGAGCACCTGGGAGCCCACGTGACGAATACAGTGTCGCATAAGACCGATTATGTGATCTACGGAGAGGACCCCGGGAGTAAATTCGACAAAGCCAAGCAGCTGGGAGTGACGCTGCTGCCCGAAGAGAAGATGTGGGAGATGCTGGGTGAGCAAGCCGAGGCGGAATAG
- a CDS encoding ABC transporter ATP-binding protein yields the protein MKEIKVVFRRLVFPYWKDYITYFILAVIGMILAAAGTSASAYLVKPVLDEIFLKKDEAALHTLPWLIILVYAMKAGGNFLQSYYTEHIGQDIIRRIRNRMMRVMLSLDLGFFQRFRSGELISRNINDVERLKNIVSTLLPVFARETLTAVGLLGVVIYQSPHLALYALVFLPAAILPIALIAKRLKRLSHKTQEKTSDLTSRLAEILNNIEIIKAHATEDFEHGRFAKENRDYYSLTMKSIRTSLMSSPVMELLGAIGIAFVIYIGGQEVIDGTMSTGAFFSFMTALFMLYSPIKRITNIINQLQNALAACERILFLLDQKPQVASEGTLELTEANQLRFENVYLSYGETEALRGVSLTVNRGEKLALIGPSGGGKSSLVNLVVRFFDPQKGEILIDGHSLKEYALPSLRKGISIVTQRVYIFHDSVAANVAYGNPIDPERVAQVLKMANAWEFVQVMGGIDTLLEEHGTNLSGGQRQRIAIARALYNDPKIIIFDEATSALDNESERLITQAIDKISQDRITLIIAHRLSTVKRADKIAVLEKGQVVCLDTIEALEETCPAYQRLAGAMEAE from the coding sequence TTGAAAGAGATCAAAGTCGTTTTCCGCCGTCTGGTCTTCCCCTACTGGAAAGACTACATCACTTATTTTATCCTGGCGGTCATCGGTATGATCCTCGCCGCGGCGGGCACATCTGCCTCCGCCTATCTGGTCAAACCGGTCCTCGACGAGATCTTCCTCAAAAAAGATGAAGCGGCCCTTCATACCCTCCCCTGGCTGATCATCCTCGTCTATGCGATGAAAGCGGGAGGAAACTTTCTTCAATCCTACTACACCGAACACATCGGACAGGATATTATTCGCCGGATCCGCAACCGGATGATGCGAGTGATGCTCTCACTCGATTTGGGATTCTTTCAGCGCTTCCGCTCTGGGGAGCTCATCAGCCGGAATATCAATGACGTCGAACGTCTTAAGAACATCGTCTCGACTTTACTGCCTGTTTTCGCCCGGGAGACACTGACAGCTGTGGGATTGCTGGGAGTCGTCATCTACCAGAGCCCCCATCTGGCACTCTATGCTCTGGTCTTTCTGCCTGCGGCAATCCTGCCAATCGCCCTCATCGCCAAACGCCTCAAGAGGCTCTCACACAAAACCCAGGAAAAGACCTCCGACCTGACCTCCCGACTGGCCGAAATTCTCAACAATATCGAAATCATCAAAGCCCACGCCACCGAGGATTTCGAGCATGGTCGCTTCGCCAAAGAGAACCGCGACTACTACAGCCTCACGATGAAATCGATCCGCACCTCTTTGATGAGCAGTCCGGTGATGGAGCTCCTGGGAGCGATAGGGATCGCTTTCGTTATCTACATCGGGGGACAGGAAGTCATCGACGGGACTATGAGTACAGGAGCCTTCTTCTCCTTTATGACGGCACTTTTTATGCTCTACAGCCCTATCAAACGGATCACCAACATTATCAACCAGCTTCAAAACGCTCTGGCCGCCTGCGAACGGATCCTCTTTCTTCTGGATCAAAAACCTCAAGTCGCTTCGGAAGGCACACTGGAACTCACGGAAGCGAATCAACTCCGCTTCGAAAATGTCTATCTCTCCTATGGCGAAACAGAGGCACTCAGGGGCGTGAGCCTCACAGTTAATCGAGGAGAGAAACTGGCTCTCATCGGCCCCAGCGGAGGTGGAAAAAGTTCATTGGTCAATCTGGTGGTACGCTTCTTCGATCCGCAGAAAGGAGAGATCCTGATCGACGGCCATTCCCTGAAGGAGTATGCCCTCCCCTCTTTAAGGAAAGGGATCTCCATTGTTACCCAAAGAGTCTATATTTTTCACGACAGTGTCGCAGCCAACGTCGCCTATGGCAATCCGATCGATCCCGAGCGGGTTGCCCAGGTACTCAAAATGGCCAATGCCTGGGAATTCGTCCAGGTAATGGGAGGAATCGACACCCTACTCGAAGAGCATGGCACCAATCTCTCCGGTGGTCAGCGCCAGCGCATCGCCATCGCCAGAGCCCTCTACAACGACCCCAAAATCATTATCTTCGACGAAGCGACCAGTGCTCTGGATAATGAAAGCGAGCGACTCATCACTCAGGCCATCGACAAAATTTCACAGGACCGCATCACCCTCATCATCGCTCATCGCCTCAGTACCGTAAAACGGGCCGACAAAATCGCTGTTTTGGAAAAGGGACAGGTCGTCTGTCTCGATACGATAGAAGCTTTGGAGGAGACTTGCCCTGCCTATCAAAGACTTGCAGGGGCGATGGAGGCGGAATAA
- the trpS gene encoding tryptophan--tRNA ligase — protein MRVLSGIQPSGKLHIGNYFGAIAQMLKLQKEHELFAFIANYHALSGGADLKELKQNTFEVAVDFLALGIDPDKTVFWVQSHAKEVLELYWILSRYTPVGLLERAHSYKDKVAKGIAPSHALFSYPVLMAADILLYDAQKVPVGKDQIQHLEMTRDIAIKFNNEHGEIFTIPEAMVEESVAVVPGIDGAKMSKSYGNTIEIFMEEKALQKRCNKIVTDSTPLGEPLDPENCNVYALASLFLDEQGKTELAERYRSGEYGYGHFKKELKELIWDHFAPAREKRAYYLEHPEEVFAILESGAAKARAVAEEKIAIVRDAVGIL, from the coding sequence ATGCGTGTACTCTCCGGTATCCAACCCTCCGGCAAACTCCACATCGGCAACTACTTCGGCGCCATCGCCCAGATGCTCAAACTCCAAAAGGAGCACGAGCTCTTCGCCTTTATCGCCAATTACCACGCTCTCAGCGGCGGAGCCGACCTCAAAGAGCTCAAGCAAAACACCTTTGAAGTCGCCGTGGATTTCCTCGCCCTGGGGATCGATCCCGACAAGACCGTCTTCTGGGTCCAGAGCCACGCCAAAGAGGTGCTGGAGCTCTACTGGATCCTCTCCCGCTACACTCCCGTAGGGCTGCTGGAACGGGCCCACAGTTATAAGGATAAGGTGGCCAAGGGGATCGCTCCCAGCCACGCCCTGTTTAGCTATCCCGTGCTGATGGCCGCCGACATCCTCCTCTACGACGCCCAGAAGGTCCCTGTAGGCAAGGATCAGATCCAACACCTGGAGATGACCCGGGACATCGCCATCAAATTCAACAACGAGCACGGAGAGATCTTTACCATCCCCGAAGCGATGGTCGAAGAGTCCGTCGCCGTGGTCCCCGGTATCGACGGGGCCAAGATGTCCAAGAGCTACGGCAATACCATCGAGATCTTTATGGAAGAGAAAGCCCTGCAGAAACGCTGCAACAAGATCGTCACCGACTCCACTCCCCTGGGAGAGCCCCTCGACCCTGAAAACTGCAACGTCTATGCCCTGGCAAGCCTCTTTCTGGATGAGCAGGGCAAAACGGAGCTGGCCGAGCGCTACCGCAGTGGCGAATACGGCTACGGCCACTTTAAAAAGGAGCTCAAAGAGCTCATCTGGGACCACTTCGCCCCGGCACGCGAAAAGAGAGCCTACTACCTCGAACACCCCGAAGAGGTCTTCGCCATCCTGGAAAGCGGCGCCGCCAAAGCCCGGGCCGTAGCCGAAGAGAAGATCGCCATCGTGCGCGATGCCGTGGGCATCCTCTAG
- the der gene encoding ribosome biogenesis GTPase Der — protein MKKVAILGRPNVGKSSLFNRLARKRDAITSDVSGTTRDIKKNIVTISEDREFELLDTGGIDESDALFSKVAEMSKRAAKEADVILYMVDGKKLPDEEDKKLFYELQALDKPIALIVNKIDNDKEEQERFWEFIEFGAENVFPISVSHNRKLNPLYKWLERYIPPAEKTAQSLQADEDFSLEQLLEMAEQPQEEEDRKIKVAILGRPNVGKSSLLNALLGEERSVVSEVAGTTIDPVDETIIHGDYEITFVDTAGIRRRSKILGIEKYALGRTEKMLQEADIALLLIDATTGVTELDERIAGLIDKYKLGALIVVNKWDIRGEKEYKEAIQDIRDELKFLHYAPIITVSAKTKQRVSKILDQITAIYERYKQRIPTSKLNEAIQYAIRRHHVPSHHGQVVRIKFATQYATKPPRIALVVNKPGLLHFSYIRYLANTLREQFDFEGVPLEIVARKRGERSDEEE, from the coding sequence ATGAAAAAAGTCGCCATACTGGGCCGCCCCAATGTAGGGAAAAGCTCCCTCTTCAACCGTCTGGCCCGCAAACGGGACGCCATCACTTCCGATGTGAGCGGCACCACCCGGGACATCAAGAAAAACATCGTCACCATCAGCGAAGACCGGGAGTTCGAGCTCCTCGATACCGGCGGGATCGACGAGAGCGATGCCCTCTTCTCCAAAGTGGCGGAGATGTCAAAACGAGCCGCCAAAGAGGCTGACGTCATCCTCTATATGGTCGACGGCAAAAAACTCCCCGACGAAGAGGATAAAAAACTCTTCTACGAGCTGCAGGCGCTGGACAAACCCATCGCCCTCATCGTCAACAAGATCGACAATGACAAGGAAGAGCAGGAGCGCTTCTGGGAATTCATCGAGTTCGGCGCGGAGAATGTTTTCCCCATCTCCGTCAGCCACAATCGCAAGCTCAATCCCCTCTACAAATGGCTCGAGCGCTACATTCCGCCTGCGGAAAAGACGGCGCAATCCCTACAGGCCGACGAAGACTTCAGCCTCGAGCAACTCCTGGAGATGGCAGAACAGCCCCAGGAAGAAGAGGATCGCAAGATCAAAGTCGCCATCCTGGGCCGCCCCAATGTCGGCAAAAGTTCCCTGCTCAACGCCCTGCTGGGTGAAGAGCGCTCCGTCGTCAGCGAAGTGGCCGGCACCACCATCGATCCCGTCGATGAGACCATTATTCACGGCGATTATGAGATCACCTTCGTCGACACCGCGGGAATCCGCCGCCGCTCCAAGATCCTCGGCATCGAAAAATACGCCCTGGGACGCACCGAAAAGATGCTCCAGGAGGCCGATATCGCCCTGCTGCTCATCGACGCCACCACCGGTGTGACGGAGCTCGATGAGCGGATCGCCGGCCTCATCGACAAATACAAGCTCGGCGCCCTGATCGTCGTCAACAAGTGGGACATCCGCGGGGAAAAGGAGTACAAAGAGGCGATCCAGGATATCCGCGACGAGTTGAAATTCCTCCACTACGCCCCGATTATCACCGTCTCCGCCAAGACCAAGCAGCGGGTCTCCAAGATCCTCGATCAGATCACGGCGATTTACGAGCGCTACAAACAGCGCATCCCCACCTCCAAACTCAACGAAGCGATCCAATACGCCATCCGCCGCCACCACGTCCCCAGCCACCACGGCCAGGTGGTGCGCATCAAATTCGCCACCCAGTACGCCACCAAGCCCCCCCGCATCGCCCTGGTGGTCAACAAACCGGGGCTCCTGCACTTCAGCTACATCCGCTACCTCGCCAACACCCTCAGAGAGCAATTCGATTTCGAAGGAGTCCCCCTCGAAATCGTCGCCCGCAAAAGAGGCGAACGTTCCGACGAGGAGGAGTAG
- a CDS encoding mechanosensitive ion channel family protein codes for MAKISTVEQNASIAIQQVTQTSQELLKNIDRGFFQEVQPYINKLYTGPIGHYMAKTILGIPLGNILAAFLAFTFVILLRKILTRHITRFLLYLTHKTETQLDDIIVNELKRPIRFLFVIIAFDLAFQFLFLDNRYTQLFLSTLLIVDIYWVFYAFTPALQKFLDDYSDKNPHLSRELGEFLVRIIRFLIIFTGLVSVLYNFGINVSAFLASLGLGGLAFALAAKDTAANLFGSIALMLDQSIKIGEWIKVNGVEGIVEDIGMRTTKIRTFEKSFVVVPNSIVANTNIENFSRRGIRRIKMSIGLTYDTPGETIRQIAEEIREMLQTHPGIAHDQTLMVRFDRFNPSDLGIFIYTFTNTSDWEKYLEIREDINLKIMEIVEKNGTDFAFPSQSIYVEKLPDNQVTKQ; via the coding sequence ATGGCAAAAATATCCACGGTGGAGCAAAATGCATCGATCGCGATCCAACAGGTTACCCAGACCAGTCAGGAGCTGCTCAAAAACATCGATCGGGGATTCTTCCAGGAGGTGCAACCATACATCAACAAACTCTATACCGGTCCGATAGGCCACTATATGGCCAAGACGATCCTGGGGATTCCGTTGGGGAATATTCTCGCAGCCTTTCTCGCTTTTACTTTCGTCATTTTATTACGCAAAATCCTCACCCGTCACATCACCCGCTTTCTCCTCTATTTGACACACAAGACGGAAACGCAACTGGACGATATCATCGTCAATGAACTCAAACGGCCCATCCGCTTCCTTTTTGTCATCATCGCCTTCGATCTCGCCTTTCAATTTCTTTTCCTGGACAACCGTTACACCCAGCTCTTTTTGAGTACGCTTCTGATCGTGGATATTTATTGGGTCTTCTACGCTTTCACCCCTGCTCTCCAGAAATTTTTGGATGATTACAGTGATAAAAATCCTCATCTCTCCCGGGAATTGGGCGAATTTCTGGTGCGCATCATCCGTTTTCTGATCATCTTCACCGGACTGGTCAGCGTGCTTTACAATTTCGGGATCAATGTCAGTGCTTTTCTCGCCTCCCTGGGACTGGGCGGTCTGGCCTTCGCCCTGGCGGCCAAAGATACCGCCGCCAACCTTTTCGGCTCCATCGCCCTGATGCTCGACCAATCGATCAAAATCGGCGAATGGATCAAAGTCAACGGCGTCGAAGGGATCGTAGAAGATATCGGGATGCGCACCACTAAGATCCGCACCTTCGAAAAATCCTTTGTCGTCGTCCCCAACTCCATCGTCGCCAATACCAACATAGAGAATTTCTCCCGCCGGGGAATCCGGCGCATCAAGATGAGCATCGGACTCACCTACGACACCCCCGGGGAAACCATCCGCCAAATCGCCGAAGAGATCCGCGAAATGCTCCAGACCCATCCGGGGATCGCCCACGACCAGACCCTTATGGTCCGTTTCGACCGCTTCAACCCCAGCGACCTGGGGATCTTCATCTACACCTTCACCAATACTTCGGATTGGGAAAAGTATCTGGAAATCAGAGAAGATATCAATCTGAAAATTATGGAGATCGTGGAAAAAAATGGCACCGACTTCGCCTTCCCCTCCCAGTCGATCTATGTGGAGAAACTGCCGGATAACCAAGTAACCAAGCAATGA
- a CDS encoding DUF3108 domain-containing protein — MWRLFVGLIVAGLLLMTLEAKTWEYRITSPLFGTLGSVQIRENNTSQKGYRIVAEAKTHGIAATLTRHRHWQVLSEGKWKGLRRVPHHYSYQEEDKKKKKIHDYSIDPVHRKVEKSTREWKRGKLRKKERSKLPYYSDEDPATLLFNLLSHPQMLKSGRYRVVGAEKNGGYITVTVPDERNAASERSRLRVGKQEKIVYIVIPQKKKSSRKIVAAVSTDGELDAAYTVAVPVIGVLYMKRR; from the coding sequence ATGTGGAGACTATTTGTAGGATTGATCGTTGCAGGTCTTTTGCTTATGACACTGGAGGCCAAAACCTGGGAGTATCGCATCACCTCTCCCCTCTTTGGAACTCTGGGGAGTGTCCAGATAAGGGAGAACAATACATCGCAGAAGGGTTATCGCATCGTAGCGGAGGCGAAAACCCACGGCATCGCCGCCACGCTGACCCGGCATCGACATTGGCAGGTTCTCTCGGAAGGGAAGTGGAAGGGGCTGAGGCGGGTTCCCCACCATTACAGCTACCAAGAAGAGGATAAAAAGAAAAAGAAGATTCACGATTATTCCATCGATCCGGTTCATCGGAAGGTGGAGAAAAGTACCCGTGAGTGGAAGAGAGGCAAGCTAAGGAAAAAGGAGCGTTCAAAGCTTCCCTACTATAGTGATGAGGACCCGGCGACACTGCTTTTTAACCTTCTTTCCCATCCTCAGATGCTCAAAAGCGGCCGCTACCGTGTCGTGGGTGCCGAAAAAAACGGCGGCTATATCACCGTGACTGTTCCGGACGAGCGGAATGCCGCATCCGAACGTTCCCGACTCAGAGTCGGTAAGCAAGAGAAGATCGTCTATATTGTCATCCCCCAGAAAAAGAAGAGCAGCCGCAAAATCGTCGCGGCGGTCTCTACCGATGGAGAGTTGGATGCCGCCTATACCGTCGCCGTTCCCGTGATCGGGGTTCTCTATATGAAACGCCGCTGA
- the kdsA gene encoding 3-deoxy-8-phosphooctulonate synthase — MQCKERLMILIAGPCVIENRENIFRIAEALMPYHEDCTKEFYFKASFDKANRTSLDSFRGPGLEEGLKILQEVKERFGYSILTDIHEPAQAAPVAEVADVLQIPAFLCRQTDLLVAAAKTGAKVNIKKGQFLAPQAMEYSVAKVLKTRGYEGEVNYEASEKYGVWLTERGTTFGYGNLVVDMRSFPIMRRFAPVVFDATHSVQMPASGGATSGGDSRFVPTLARAAAGAGVDGFFFETHFDPSVALSDGPNMIKLQDLERLIPQIDAIRSIVE; from the coding sequence ATTCAGTGCAAGGAACGATTAATGATTCTGATCGCCGGACCCTGCGTCATCGAAAACCGGGAGAATATCTTCCGGATCGCCGAGGCGTTGATGCCCTACCACGAGGATTGTACCAAGGAATTCTACTTCAAGGCCAGCTTCGACAAGGCCAACCGAACCTCTCTCGATAGTTTTCGAGGCCCCGGACTCGAAGAGGGGCTCAAGATCCTCCAGGAGGTCAAAGAGCGCTTCGGTTACTCCATTCTGACCGATATCCACGAGCCCGCCCAGGCTGCGCCGGTGGCCGAGGTGGCCGATGTGCTGCAGATCCCCGCCTTTCTCTGCCGGCAGACCGACCTGCTCGTCGCCGCGGCCAAGACCGGGGCCAAGGTCAACATCAAAAAGGGGCAATTCCTCGCTCCCCAGGCGATGGAGTACTCCGTGGCCAAAGTCCTCAAAACCCGGGGATACGAGGGCGAAGTGAATTACGAGGCTTCGGAGAAATACGGAGTTTGGCTCACGGAGCGGGGCACGACCTTCGGTTACGGAAACCTGGTAGTCGATATGCGCTCTTTCCCCATCATGCGCCGATTCGCTCCGGTGGTGTTTGACGCGACCCACTCGGTGCAGATGCCGGCCAGCGGCGGGGCCACCAGTGGCGGCGACAGCCGATTCGTCCCCACCCTGGCACGGGCGGCTGCGGGAGCGGGAGTGGACGGCTTCTTCTTCGAAACCCATTTCGACCCCTCCGTCGCCTTGAGCGATGGGCCCAATATGATAAAATTGCAAGACCTCGAGCGTCTGATTCCCCAGATCGACGCCATTCGCAGTATCGTAGAATAA